One genomic window of bacterium HR11 includes the following:
- the ddlA gene encoding D-alanine--D-alanine ligase A: protein MACVLVLCGGRSAEHEISLLSAAFITETLARRHTCHVVYIRRDGAWHYVPPPYPAEAFPAFPERAGEWPTAFVWRRGDGVWVCDATSGRPYAPVDVVFPALHGPYGEDGTVQGLLDLLDVPYVGAGVLGSAVGMDKLSAKRILQAVGLPVVRFVAVDRRDWSHRPEAIQQDIRERLPLPVFVKPSNLGSSIGITRVDDWSCLATAVETAFQYDDTVLVEEGLVPVREVECSVLDGDPPVSSVVGEITYRRPFYDYIAKYHDEEGTRLHIPADLPPDVADRVRRMAVEAFLALRCQGMARVDFFLHPTRGLFIDEINTIPGFTRYSMYHRLWAATGLPADELLERLLTLAFERHRRRRSLKLTP from the coding sequence ATGGCCTGCGTACTCGTCTTATGCGGCGGTCGATCGGCCGAGCATGAGATCAGCCTGCTGTCGGCAGCCTTCATCACGGAGACCCTGGCCCGACGGCACACGTGCCACGTCGTCTACATCCGACGGGACGGCGCGTGGCACTACGTCCCCCCGCCCTACCCGGCCGAGGCCTTCCCGGCCTTTCCGGAACGCGCCGGCGAGTGGCCGACCGCCTTCGTCTGGCGACGGGGCGACGGCGTATGGGTCTGCGACGCGACCTCCGGCCGGCCCTACGCGCCCGTCGACGTCGTGTTTCCGGCCCTCCACGGGCCTTACGGCGAAGACGGGACCGTCCAGGGCCTCCTGGACCTGCTCGACGTCCCCTACGTCGGGGCCGGCGTCCTGGGGTCGGCCGTCGGGATGGACAAGCTCTCGGCGAAACGCATCCTTCAAGCCGTCGGCCTCCCCGTCGTCCGATTTGTCGCCGTCGACCGCCGGGATTGGTCCCATCGGCCGGAGGCCATCCAGCAAGACATCCGCGAACGCCTCCCCCTGCCCGTCTTCGTCAAGCCCAGCAACCTGGGGTCGTCGATCGGCATCACGCGCGTAGATGACTGGAGTTGCCTGGCGACGGCCGTCGAGACGGCCTTTCAATACGACGACACCGTCCTCGTCGAGGAGGGCCTCGTCCCCGTCCGGGAGGTCGAGTGTAGCGTCCTGGACGGCGACCCGCCGGTCAGCTCCGTCGTCGGGGAAATCACCTATCGGCGTCCCTTCTACGACTACATCGCCAAGTACCACGACGAAGAAGGCACCCGCCTGCACATCCCCGCCGACCTGCCCCCGGACGTCGCCGACCGGGTCCGCCGGATGGCCGTCGAGGCCTTCCTGGCCCTGCGATGCCAGGGCATGGCCCGGGTCGACTTCTTCCTGCACCCCACGCGGGGTCTGTTCATCGACGAGATCAACACGATCCCGGGCTTCACGCGGTACAGCATGTACCACCGCCTGTGGGCGGCGACGGGCCTCCCGGCCGACGAGCTCCTGGAACGGCTCCTGACATTGGCCTTCGAACGCCACCGACGCCGCCGGTCCCTGAAGCTGACGCCTTGA
- the ftsZ gene encoding Cell division protein FtsZ translates to MTNLHGFFGPGERTPRIIPEVEETSAFIPVIRVLGIGGAGGNALNRMIERGLQGVEFVAINTDAQDLQKSLAPVKIQIGHRLTKGLGAGGSPKAGETAALEDIERIREVIAGAQMIFLTAGLGGGTGSGATPVIAQEIRKTFPETLLVAVVTLPFYFEGPIRQRNAQVALAQLKRKVDAYIVIPNQNIVQIADPDLPLAEAFWMADEILYRAVEGLTDMIVRPGEINLDFADVYNVLKDQGRAVFGSGYAEGPDRAMKAVETALHCPLLENTSVKDARNVLVHITGNRITLREVETACSYIYEFLHPEHSHMYFGYSTRNDSAGMRVTMIVSGFPNEPPTEKEETKGVGVATEPIVATTRRTASYYDGRTPTPTRLERAFEEPTPESPLEIDPEALRRPAIERKQPRYVFPGFRPRKKDEE, encoded by the coding sequence ATGACGAACCTGCACGGGTTTTTCGGACCCGGCGAGCGGACGCCGAGGATCATCCCCGAGGTCGAGGAGACGTCGGCCTTCATCCCGGTCATCCGGGTGTTGGGCATCGGCGGGGCCGGCGGGAACGCCTTGAACCGCATGATCGAACGGGGCCTCCAGGGCGTCGAGTTCGTGGCCATCAATACGGACGCCCAGGACCTCCAGAAGTCCCTGGCGCCTGTCAAGATCCAGATCGGCCACCGCCTCACGAAGGGCCTCGGTGCCGGGGGGAGCCCCAAGGCCGGCGAGACGGCCGCCCTCGAGGACATCGAGCGCATCCGGGAGGTCATCGCCGGGGCGCAGATGATCTTCCTGACGGCGGGCCTGGGCGGCGGGACCGGGAGCGGCGCCACGCCCGTCATCGCCCAAGAGATCCGCAAGACGTTTCCCGAGACCCTCCTCGTCGCCGTCGTCACCCTGCCCTTTTACTTCGAGGGACCCATCCGCCAGCGTAACGCTCAAGTCGCCTTGGCCCAACTCAAGAGGAAGGTCGACGCCTACATCGTGATCCCGAATCAGAACATCGTCCAGATCGCCGACCCGGACCTGCCTCTGGCCGAGGCCTTTTGGATGGCCGACGAGATCCTCTATCGGGCCGTCGAGGGCCTGACGGATATGATCGTCCGACCCGGTGAGATCAACCTGGACTTTGCCGACGTCTACAACGTCCTGAAGGACCAGGGCCGGGCCGTCTTCGGGTCCGGTTACGCCGAAGGCCCCGACCGGGCGATGAAGGCCGTCGAAACGGCCCTGCACTGCCCTCTCCTGGAGAATACTTCCGTCAAAGACGCCCGCAACGTCTTGGTCCACATCACCGGCAACCGCATTACCCTCCGGGAAGTCGAGACGGCCTGCAGTTATATTTACGAATTCCTGCATCCTGAGCACTCCCACATGTACTTCGGATACTCGACCCGTAACGATTCGGCCGGCATGCGGGTCACGATGATCGTCTCGGGCTTTCCCAATGAACCGCCGACGGAGAAGGAGGAGACCAAGGGCGTCGGGGTAGCGACCGAACCCATCGTCGCCACGACTCGACGGACGGCTTCCTACTATGACGGCCGCACGCCGACCCCGACCCGCCTCGAGCGGGCGTTCGAGGAGCCCACGCCCGAATCGCCCCTGGAGATCGACCCCGAGGCCCTTCGCCGACCGGCCATCGAGCGAAAACAGCCCCGATACGTGTTCCCCGGTTTTCGTCCACGCAAGAAGGACGAGGAGTAA
- the ftsA_1 gene encoding Cell division protein FtsA translates to MIVGALDIGSHKVCCVIARITWDKKDAPVVEVLGASKQTSAGVENGRIVDLQPLVKVLRETVLEASKMAGVRLNEVYINVNGEFVTCFNVKGIITLTPTGQAQPIRRPDVERVRESALHSLSLPSGQVILHMLAQQFIVDSMPGVRNPVDMEGTKLEADFHVVTVPQTVLNNVNRCVEMAGLRALRYFLTPLASAYSVTNDFEREQGVLVVDIGAGTTGFVVIKNESLYHSYILPLGGHQFTLDVASVLDTPPHEAERLKRLVGAVYEAPSPPGEPTGEDKPDTEMVAVPSLQPRSSPQLVPRRRIAEILEARAEELLYLIRQHLEHVRMIDLVQRVVLTGGGALLGGLDRVARAVFEMPVRVGYPINIEGLRDVVNSPVYAVACGIVHLVAQDDEWRSRLQRRVGILKRLWQWVRNMVP, encoded by the coding sequence ATGATCGTCGGCGCCCTGGATATCGGCTCACACAAAGTCTGTTGCGTGATCGCCCGCATTACCTGGGATAAGAAGGACGCTCCCGTCGTCGAGGTCCTGGGCGCTTCCAAACAGACGAGCGCTGGCGTCGAGAACGGGCGTATCGTGGACCTCCAGCCCCTCGTGAAGGTCCTGCGGGAGACGGTCCTGGAAGCCTCCAAGATGGCCGGCGTCCGATTGAACGAGGTATACATCAATGTCAACGGCGAGTTCGTGACTTGCTTTAACGTCAAGGGGATCATCACGCTGACGCCGACGGGCCAGGCCCAGCCCATTCGGCGGCCCGACGTCGAGCGGGTCCGGGAGAGCGCCCTCCACAGCCTGAGCCTGCCGTCGGGGCAGGTCATCCTCCACATGCTGGCCCAGCAGTTCATCGTCGACAGCATGCCCGGCGTGCGTAACCCCGTCGACATGGAGGGGACCAAGCTGGAGGCCGACTTTCACGTCGTGACAGTCCCCCAGACGGTCCTCAACAACGTGAACCGGTGCGTGGAAATGGCCGGCTTACGGGCGCTCCGGTACTTCCTGACGCCCCTGGCGTCGGCGTACAGCGTCACCAACGACTTCGAGCGGGAGCAGGGCGTCCTGGTCGTGGACATCGGGGCCGGGACGACGGGTTTCGTCGTCATCAAAAACGAGAGCCTCTACCACTCGTACATCCTGCCCCTGGGCGGTCATCAGTTCACCCTGGACGTGGCCAGCGTGCTCGACACGCCGCCCCACGAGGCGGAACGCCTCAAGCGTCTGGTCGGGGCCGTCTACGAAGCGCCGTCGCCGCCGGGCGAGCCGACCGGCGAGGACAAACCCGACACGGAGATGGTGGCCGTGCCGTCGCTCCAGCCCCGGTCCTCGCCCCAGCTGGTCCCGCGACGTCGGATCGCCGAGATCCTGGAGGCCCGGGCCGAGGAGCTCCTGTATCTCATCCGCCAGCACCTGGAGCATGTCCGGATGATCGACCTCGTCCAGCGGGTCGTCCTGACGGGCGGCGGCGCTCTGCTGGGCGGCCTCGACCGGGTCGCACGCGCCGTGTTTGAAATGCCCGTTCGCGTCGGCTATCCTATAAATATCGAGGGCCTCCGAGACGTCGTGAACTCGCCGGTCTACGCCGTCGCCTGCGGGATCGTCCATCTGGTAGCGCAGGACGACGAATGGCGTTCCCGCCTGCAGCGGAGGGTCGGTATCCTCAAGCGTCTGTGGCAGTGGGTCCGTAATATGGTGCCCTGA
- the ftsQ gene encoding Cell division protein FtsQ, translating into MGATVGAMLYGLAVGRVRSVIWHGAHYLDVSKLRANLEWTVVGQPMMAVSTRAITESLRRVPVVRHVVVRKQWPDTIHVFIVERKPFAVLQDATGVRLVDAEGVPFLWFQGDLNDPAWRPLIIYNGVGRPDVRFYPVRAVVEVLRRDHAWLLDQTLWLRWGPEMALELSQPRTRILLTDDCGPDVERCRRWYRRRLQELRAQWDEQVLPQVLRERKEIDLRFDGYIYLRPLRDGS; encoded by the coding sequence ATGGGTGCCACCGTCGGGGCGATGCTGTATGGCCTGGCAGTCGGTCGAGTCCGGTCGGTCATATGGCACGGGGCCCACTACCTGGACGTCTCGAAACTTCGGGCGAACCTCGAGTGGACGGTCGTGGGCCAGCCGATGATGGCCGTATCGACCCGGGCGATCACCGAATCCCTCCGACGGGTCCCGGTCGTCCGGCATGTCGTCGTGCGCAAGCAATGGCCGGACACGATTCACGTCTTCATCGTCGAGCGGAAGCCCTTCGCCGTCCTCCAAGACGCTACGGGCGTGCGGCTCGTGGACGCCGAAGGCGTTCCCTTCCTGTGGTTCCAGGGCGACCTCAACGACCCGGCGTGGCGTCCCCTGATCATCTATAATGGGGTCGGTCGGCCGGACGTTCGATTTTATCCGGTTCGGGCGGTCGTCGAGGTCTTACGCCGGGACCACGCGTGGCTCCTCGACCAGACGCTCTGGCTCCGATGGGGACCTGAGATGGCTTTAGAACTCAGCCAACCCCGGACCCGCATCCTGCTGACGGACGACTGCGGGCCGGACGTCGAGCGATGTCGCCGGTGGTATCGCCGGCGATTGCAAGAACTCCGCGCGCAGTGGGACGAACAGGTCCTGCCGCAAGTCCTTCGGGAACGGAAGGAAATCGACCTTCGGTTCGACGGCTACATCTACCTTCGCCCGCTTAGGGACGGCTCATGA
- the murB gene encoding UDP-N-acetylenolpyruvoylglucosamine reductase, with product MFEHLQDEVRRHRWLARTDVPVAPWTTLRIGGVAPWVLWPRDLEEAVAILETLTRRDIPWRVLGGGSNVLVPDTGVLPWVIVKLDRLRPVRAADGVVRAGAGVPAPKLCMWAARRGFGGLEFMSGIPGQVGGLVWMNAGAFGRSVADVLAAVWVWEPGQATATRVTPAPAEFGYRKSPFQARRSVILQADFRVEAQSPETIRTALQEMKRYRLQTQPLQDKSAGCAFKNPPEGPGSAGQLIERAGLKGYRVGGAMISPKHANFIVNTGSATWSDVVRLIEYARSRVWEQFHVWLEPEIEIWRLTRPGGASGPVV from the coding sequence ATGTTTGAGCACCTCCAGGATGAGGTCCGGCGTCACCGGTGGCTGGCTCGAACCGACGTCCCGGTGGCCCCGTGGACGACCCTGCGAATCGGCGGCGTCGCTCCATGGGTCCTGTGGCCCCGGGACCTGGAAGAGGCCGTCGCCATCTTAGAGACTCTCACTCGTCGGGACATCCCTTGGCGGGTCCTGGGCGGGGGCTCCAACGTCCTCGTCCCGGATACGGGCGTCCTGCCCTGGGTCATCGTGAAGCTGGACCGCCTCCGCCCGGTCCGGGCGGCGGACGGTGTCGTGCGGGCCGGCGCCGGCGTCCCGGCCCCGAAGCTGTGCATGTGGGCGGCCCGGCGAGGCTTCGGCGGCCTCGAGTTCATGTCGGGCATCCCGGGCCAGGTCGGCGGCCTTGTGTGGATGAACGCCGGCGCCTTCGGCCGGTCCGTCGCCGACGTCTTGGCGGCCGTATGGGTCTGGGAGCCGGGCCAGGCGACGGCGACGCGGGTCACGCCGGCGCCGGCTGAATTCGGTTACCGGAAGAGCCCCTTCCAGGCGCGACGGAGCGTCATCCTGCAGGCCGACTTTCGCGTCGAAGCCCAGTCGCCCGAGACGATCCGGACCGCCTTACAGGAAATGAAGCGGTACCGTCTGCAAACCCAGCCCTTACAGGACAAGAGCGCCGGTTGCGCTTTCAAGAATCCTCCGGAGGGGCCCGGCTCGGCCGGTCAACTGATCGAACGGGCCGGCTTGAAGGGCTACCGGGTCGGTGGGGCGATGATTTCGCCCAAACATGCGAACTTCATCGTCAACACGGGGTCGGCCACGTGGTCGGACGTGGTCCGACTCATCGAATACGCCCGGTCGAGGGTGTGGGAGCAGTTTCACGTATGGCTCGAACCCGAAATCGAAATCTGGCGACTGACCCGGCCAGGCGGGGCGAGCGGCCCCGTCGTCTGA
- the murC gene encoding UDP-N-acetylmuramate--L-alanine ligase, which produces MFVPKPTCIHMVGIGGTGMSGIAELLLNMGYRVQGSDLAASPVLERLERFGARVFIGHRPEHVEGADVVVISSAIRDDNPEVLEARRRGIPVIHRVEMLTELMRLKQGIAIAGAHGKTTTTSMIGMVLADAGLDPTMVIGGRLKALGTNAYLGKGSWIVVESDESDGSFLRLTPIIAVVTNIDREHLDRYGHFDALKDAFVQFCNQVPFYGAAIVCLEDPQVQSILFRLKRRVITYGLNPQSHYWADDVRLDGWQVHFRVHGEGEDRALRLSIPGAHNVLNALAAVATARFIGIPWDRIEESLARFTGVERRFQLKAQVDDVWVVDDYAHHPTEIVRTLETARGFHRRLVVVFQPHRYSRVSFLWDDFARCFYLADVLLVLPIYPAGEDPIPGVDAERLAEDIHQSGHRAVTYCDSLEQAVEVLVSTVQPGDLVLTLGAGHVYRVGEALARRLEGGRLDV; this is translated from the coding sequence ATGTTCGTACCGAAGCCCACGTGTATCCACATGGTCGGCATCGGCGGCACGGGCATGAGCGGGATCGCCGAACTCCTCCTGAACATGGGATATCGGGTGCAGGGTTCGGACCTGGCGGCGTCCCCGGTCCTGGAGCGCTTGGAGCGTTTCGGGGCCCGGGTTTTCATCGGGCACCGGCCCGAGCACGTCGAAGGCGCCGACGTGGTCGTCATCTCGTCGGCCATTCGAGACGACAATCCCGAGGTCCTGGAGGCCCGGCGACGGGGCATTCCCGTGATCCATCGCGTCGAAATGCTCACGGAGCTCATGCGCCTGAAGCAGGGCATCGCCATCGCCGGGGCGCACGGGAAGACGACGACGACCTCGATGATCGGGATGGTCCTGGCCGACGCGGGCCTGGACCCGACGATGGTCATCGGGGGTCGACTGAAGGCCCTGGGGACGAATGCCTACCTGGGGAAGGGTTCCTGGATCGTCGTCGAGAGCGACGAGAGCGACGGTTCGTTTTTGCGACTGACGCCCATCATCGCCGTCGTGACGAACATCGACCGGGAGCACCTGGACCGATACGGTCATTTCGACGCCTTGAAGGACGCCTTCGTGCAGTTTTGCAACCAAGTCCCTTTCTACGGGGCGGCCATCGTCTGTCTGGAGGACCCTCAGGTCCAGAGCATCCTGTTTCGGCTGAAGCGGCGGGTCATCACGTACGGCCTGAACCCGCAGAGTCATTACTGGGCCGACGACGTGCGGCTGGACGGCTGGCAGGTCCACTTTCGGGTCCACGGCGAGGGCGAGGACCGGGCCTTGCGACTGAGCATCCCGGGGGCGCACAACGTACTGAACGCCCTGGCGGCCGTCGCCACGGCCCGCTTCATCGGCATCCCCTGGGACCGCATCGAGGAGAGCCTGGCCCGGTTCACGGGCGTCGAGCGGCGCTTTCAGCTGAAGGCCCAGGTCGACGACGTGTGGGTCGTCGACGACTATGCCCACCATCCGACGGAGATCGTGCGGACGCTGGAGACGGCCCGGGGCTTTCACCGCCGCCTGGTCGTCGTCTTCCAGCCCCACCGCTACTCACGCGTCTCTTTCCTGTGGGACGACTTCGCCCGATGCTTTTACCTGGCCGACGTCCTCCTCGTCCTGCCGATTTACCCGGCCGGCGAGGACCCGATTCCCGGCGTCGACGCCGAGCGTCTGGCCGAGGACATCCATCAGAGCGGGCATCGGGCCGTGACGTACTGCGATTCCCTCGAGCAGGCCGTCGAGGTCCTGGTCTCGACGGTCCAGCCCGGCGACCTGGTCTTGACCCTCGGGGCCGGCCATGTGTATCGGGTCGGGGAAGCCCTGGCCCGACGTCTGGAAGGAGGACGGCTCGATGTTTGA
- the murG gene encoding UDP-N-acetylglucosamine--N-acetylmuramyl-(pentapeptide) pyrophosphoryl-undecaprenol N-acetylglucosamine transferase, producing MRIVLTGGGSGGHLYPLVALGEEARRRYAGLRCLYVGSRYGVEARRRLPDDWEVCLLPVRGLRGKRPVEAFRAGLGLGQSLWVAYRRLRRWRPDVVVSSGGYAGVAAAVAARWLGVPVFLHEQNVAPGWATRWISRWARGLALTYPVGGRWRCPVETVGNPVRREFFELPWERPPWPPFRVLVVGGSQGSRFLNAVAPVALAQVRRLGCEVEVVHQAGPHEVEVVQARYRAAGIPARVADFLDPIGPHYAWAHVVVCRAGSTTLAEVAAARMAAVLVPLEGVAGDHQRANAQYWADRGAALVFRQTMAPADLARLLIELYNRPDRWREVREQAGRLAWPHAARAFWEWVESLHPSLSQTLTSPVG from the coding sequence ATGCGCATCGTCCTGACGGGCGGCGGAAGCGGCGGCCACCTGTACCCCCTGGTCGCCTTGGGCGAGGAAGCCCGGCGGCGGTACGCCGGCCTGCGTTGTCTCTACGTGGGCTCCCGCTACGGCGTGGAGGCTCGCCGGCGCCTCCCGGACGATTGGGAGGTCTGCCTCCTGCCGGTCCGGGGCCTGCGGGGGAAGCGGCCCGTCGAGGCGTTCCGAGCGGGCCTGGGGCTCGGGCAGAGCCTCTGGGTAGCCTATCGGCGCCTGCGTCGGTGGAGGCCGGACGTCGTCGTCAGCTCGGGCGGCTATGCGGGCGTCGCCGCCGCCGTGGCGGCTCGATGGCTGGGCGTGCCGGTCTTTCTCCACGAGCAGAACGTGGCGCCCGGCTGGGCGACCCGGTGGATCAGTCGGTGGGCTCGGGGCCTGGCCCTGACCTATCCCGTCGGGGGGCGCTGGCGGTGTCCCGTGGAGACGGTCGGCAATCCGGTCCGGCGGGAGTTCTTTGAGCTTCCGTGGGAGCGGCCGCCGTGGCCGCCCTTTCGGGTCCTCGTCGTCGGCGGCAGTCAGGGTTCGCGCTTTCTGAACGCCGTCGCCCCGGTAGCCTTAGCACAAGTTCGGCGACTCGGCTGTGAAGTCGAGGTCGTGCACCAGGCGGGACCCCACGAGGTAGAGGTCGTGCAGGCCCGGTATCGGGCGGCCGGCATTCCGGCCCGGGTCGCCGACTTTTTGGACCCGATCGGGCCCCATTACGCCTGGGCGCACGTCGTGGTCTGTCGGGCCGGGAGCACGACGCTGGCCGAGGTCGCGGCGGCTCGGATGGCGGCTGTCCTCGTGCCCCTGGAGGGCGTCGCCGGAGACCACCAGCGGGCGAATGCCCAGTACTGGGCCGACCGGGGCGCGGCCCTGGTCTTTCGACAAACGATGGCCCCGGCCGACTTGGCCCGCCTTTTGATCGAGTTGTATAATCGACCTGACCGGTGGCGGGAAGTCCGGGAGCAGGCCGGGCGCTTGGCCTGGCCTCACGCGGCCAGGGCCTTTTGGGAGTGGGTCGAATCCCTTCACCCCTCTTTGTCTCAGACGCTCACGTCTCCCGTGGGGTAA
- the ftsW gene encoding putative peptidoglycan glycosyltransferase FtsW — protein MKGWMRISTGILVVWGLLSGIGLLMGGSAPVLIAQERFGDPLFFLKRQVLYTLVGAGALLLAARVPYNFWVYPSVARAFFFVCPALLIAVFWLPPVRGVHRWIRWGPLLSFQPSELAKLGIIVYIAFLVHRQGRQAFQDRLSQVAYAGLVTALWAVLIVREPDLGNALILLCIAGSMVFIGQVSLRQMVLGAAVAAAVIGLAFLLWVDVPRHWKDRVLAFLDLEAHAQTTGYQQRQALIALGHGGLWGTGYGRSLQKLYYLPEPHNDYVFAILGEELGLPATLLVVALYGAYFGLGLTAARRARLPAGRVMAVGIAVWICFQAFLNITVSVGLVPPKGTVLPFVSYGGTAYLLYSLATGILISIAEDHVRLGTTD, from the coding sequence ATGAAGGGCTGGATGAGGATTTCGACGGGCATCCTGGTCGTGTGGGGTCTCCTCTCGGGCATCGGTCTCCTGATGGGCGGGAGCGCCCCTGTCTTGATCGCGCAGGAACGGTTCGGCGACCCCCTGTTCTTTCTGAAGCGGCAGGTCCTTTACACGTTGGTCGGGGCCGGCGCTCTGCTCCTGGCGGCCCGGGTCCCCTACAACTTCTGGGTCTATCCGTCGGTAGCTCGGGCCTTCTTTTTCGTCTGCCCGGCCCTCCTCATCGCCGTCTTCTGGCTCCCGCCGGTCCGGGGTGTCCACCGCTGGATTCGGTGGGGACCCCTCCTATCGTTTCAGCCGTCCGAGTTGGCCAAGCTGGGCATCATCGTCTACATCGCCTTTTTGGTCCACCGGCAGGGCCGCCAGGCCTTTCAGGACCGTCTCAGCCAGGTGGCCTACGCCGGTCTCGTGACGGCTCTCTGGGCCGTCCTGATCGTGCGGGAGCCGGACTTGGGCAATGCCCTGATCCTCCTCTGCATCGCCGGGAGCATGGTCTTCATCGGCCAGGTGTCTCTCCGGCAGATGGTCCTGGGAGCGGCCGTGGCGGCGGCCGTCATCGGCCTGGCGTTCCTCCTGTGGGTCGACGTGCCCCGTCACTGGAAGGACCGAGTCCTGGCGTTCCTGGACCTGGAGGCCCATGCGCAGACGACGGGCTACCAACAGCGGCAGGCCCTCATCGCCTTAGGGCACGGCGGCTTGTGGGGCACGGGGTACGGCCGGAGCCTGCAGAAGCTCTACTACCTGCCCGAGCCCCATAACGACTACGTGTTCGCCATTCTCGGGGAAGAACTCGGCCTGCCGGCGACCCTCTTGGTCGTGGCACTGTATGGCGCCTACTTTGGGCTGGGCCTGACGGCGGCCCGGCGGGCTCGGCTCCCGGCCGGTCGGGTCATGGCCGTCGGAATCGCCGTATGGATCTGTTTTCAGGCCTTCTTGAACATCACGGTATCGGTCGGCCTGGTGCCGCCGAAGGGGACGGTCCTGCCCTTTGTATCGTACGGCGGCACGGCGTATCTGCTGTATTCGCTGGCGACGGGGATCCTGATCAGCATCGCCGAGGACCACGTGCGGTTGGGGACGACAGATTGA
- the murD gene encoding UDP-N-acetylmuramoylalanine--D-glutamate ligase, with protein MVVAGEATTPVAVPGPGVSTLRDLLDDRRVLVLGFGVSGQAALDLIREVARPAALAVADEGDPAAWDADRRSCWQALAAAGVETYARPADAAFVDAWDCLVVSPGFRPWHPWLDRARARGKAVLPEFELGYMVAPPGTWIGITGTNGKTTTTRWVGQVLTEAGLPTVVGGNIGEPVSRLVRHARPGSYYVLELSSFQLHGSHIFRPDVAVLLNVDQDHLDWHGSVADYVAAKLRLFERQRPDDWAIVNGDERHLWEAYRSIPARLLSFGLSGRWYPGAGVQGDWLLLWWGRTYPIGPVGLLPTPWPFMVANLLAVVLTGVALRLTLPQVRTSIRRLTAPPHRLEWVARIRDVDFYDDSKATNVHAVRWALTSMTRPVVLIAGGQAKGQDVRPLRPLLAEKARAVVLIGEDRAQIRSAWAGAGVPMVEAADMEEAVQVAFTMARPGDAVLLSPACASFDMFQGYAHRGDVFRKAVLDLKRTLEESTA; from the coding sequence ATGGTTGTAGCAGGGGAAGCGACGACTCCGGTCGCAGTCCCGGGTCCCGGCGTCTCGACGCTCCGGGACCTCCTCGACGACCGGCGGGTTCTCGTCCTGGGCTTTGGCGTCTCGGGTCAGGCGGCGCTCGACCTCATCCGGGAGGTCGCCCGGCCGGCGGCCCTGGCCGTCGCCGACGAGGGCGACCCGGCGGCGTGGGACGCCGACCGGCGGTCCTGCTGGCAGGCCCTGGCGGCCGCCGGCGTCGAGACGTATGCCCGGCCGGCGGACGCCGCCTTCGTGGACGCCTGGGACTGCCTCGTCGTGTCGCCCGGCTTTCGGCCCTGGCATCCATGGCTCGATCGGGCCCGAGCACGGGGTAAGGCGGTCCTCCCGGAATTCGAGCTCGGCTACATGGTCGCCCCGCCGGGGACGTGGATCGGCATCACCGGCACGAACGGCAAGACGACGACGACCCGGTGGGTCGGCCAGGTCCTGACCGAGGCGGGGCTCCCGACGGTCGTCGGGGGCAACATCGGCGAGCCTGTCTCCCGACTCGTGCGCCACGCTCGGCCGGGGAGTTATTACGTCCTCGAGTTGAGTAGCTTCCAGCTTCATGGCTCGCACATTTTTCGGCCCGACGTGGCCGTCTTACTGAACGTCGACCAGGACCACCTGGACTGGCATGGGTCGGTCGCCGACTACGTGGCCGCCAAGCTTCGGCTTTTTGAGCGTCAGCGACCCGACGACTGGGCTATCGTTAACGGCGACGAGCGGCACCTCTGGGAGGCTTATCGGTCCATTCCGGCCCGGCTGTTGAGCTTTGGCCTCTCCGGGCGGTGGTACCCGGGCGCCGGCGTCCAGGGCGACTGGCTCCTGCTCTGGTGGGGCCGGACCTACCCCATCGGCCCGGTCGGGCTTTTGCCGACCCCGTGGCCCTTCATGGTGGCGAACCTCCTGGCCGTCGTCCTGACCGGTGTGGCGCTCCGCCTGACACTGCCTCAGGTCCGGACGAGCATTCGCCGTTTGACGGCGCCGCCCCATCGGCTCGAGTGGGTCGCCCGCATCCGGGACGTGGACTTTTACGATGACTCGAAGGCGACCAACGTGCACGCCGTCCGGTGGGCCCTGACCAGCATGACTCGCCCCGTCGTCCTGATCGCCGGCGGCCAGGCCAAGGGCCAGGACGTGCGGCCCCTCCGACCCCTCTTGGCCGAGAAGGCTCGGGCCGTCGTCCTGATCGGTGAGGACCGGGCCCAAATCCGGTCGGCGTGGGCCGGGGCCGGCGTACCGATGGTCGAGGCCGCTGACATGGAAGAAGCCGTGCAGGTCGCCTTCACGATGGCCCGGCCCGGCGATGCCGTGCTGTTGTCGCCGGCCTGTGCCAGTTTCGACATGTTCCAGGGCTACGCTCATCGGGGCGACGTCTTCCGAAAGGCCGTCTTGGACCTGAAGCGCACGCTCGAGGAGTCGACTGCATGA